In Tenebrio molitor chromosome 6, icTenMoli1.1, whole genome shotgun sequence, one genomic interval encodes:
- the LOC138133525 gene encoding uncharacterized protein → MNYKIVVLILCSGVFLKITSGAAVESENDIARGLDAKSFLSNIAGSLMSRGYGTTAAGGSQVVSLNLTNLLVLVLLKALIFAAGSLGTGTWKGGLARSNDGEEQILTEDEVLLFLSYLTGSPGDNGCLQNVACQQPQQAKKYVSAGDMLLKATKMLSVDPDRSYEYVLQEVEQAADVGLAGGDCARFVCGSNDKQ, encoded by the exons ATGAACTACAAGATCGTCGTCCTGATCCTCTGCTCAGGAGTTTTCCTGAAAATCACCTCAGGTGCGGCCGTCGAAAGCGAAAACGACATCGCCAG GGGTTTGGACGCTAAAAGCTTCCTGAGCAACATCGCAGGAAGTCTGATGTCGCGTGGCTACGGCACCACCGCAGCCGGTGGTTCGCAAGTGGTCTCGCTCAACTTGACCAACCTGCTGGTTTTAGTCCTGCTGAAAGCTCTGATTTTCGCCGCAGGATCGCTAGGGACGGGTACCTGGAAGGGTGGACTCGCCCGAAGCAACGACGGCGAAGAACAAATTCTCACCGAGGACGAAGTCCTGCTCTTTTTGAGCTACCTGACCG GTTCACCTGGTGATAACGGGTGTTTGCAAAATGTGGCGTGCCAGCAGCCGCAACAAGCCAAGAAGTACGTCTCAGCAGGTGACATGCTGCTAAAAGCGACGAAGATGCTCTCGGTCGATCCTGACAGGAGCTACGAATACGTGTTGCAGGAAGTGGAGCAGGCGGCTGACGTCGGTTTAGCAGGAGGTGATTGCGCTAGATTTGTATGTGGTTCAAACGATAAACAATGA